DNA sequence from the Chryseobacterium turcicum genome:
GGGTACTGTCGGCGAACTCCAGGGAAAATTACCTACCGGTCTGAATCTTAAAATATAATCTGAAGTATTTGGGTCATTTGCCCAGCTCACTGTTGCTGCGGTATGTGTGATACTGGTCACAGTAACATTTGCCGGAGCTAATAAATCGCAGAAATAATCTAGTTTTGTTTTTTCGGAAATATTTTTCCCTTGATAAAATGTAGTTCCTACTAAAACGAGAAATAAATAGAATAGATTTTTAACCATATAATTAGTCTTTTAATTTTTTCTAAAAATAATGAAAATATTCTTTAATAAGTGATTAAACATTATTCTTATTTTTGAACATGGTAATGAATTTAAAAATATTATGGATCTTTTATAGAAAACTTCTGATCCCGGGAGTTTCATTTTCTCTTTTTTTATCCGGTACACTTGGTTTTACTTTTAAAAATTTCAGTTTGTGCTTTGTTTTATTATTTCCTTTGCTTCATTATTTTGTTTACGAATTGAGATTAAAAAATGAATATCTTTTTTATGCCAATTTGGGATTTTCTAGAACTTGTCTTTGGATAATTACAGTTAGTTTTGGTATTGGTTTAAAACTTTTTGCAAATTTTATATGAGTATACTTCACATCGACAATATTACAAAGTCTTTTGGTGAAAAAGATATTTTAAAAGACATTTATCTAAGCTGTGAAACAGGAAAAACATCAGGGATTCTGGGACGAAACGGTTGTGGAAAATCAACTTTGTTTCAAATTATTTTTGGAACAGTAAAAGGAAATACGCAATATATAAAATTCGACAATACCATTCTAAAAACTCAATTTGAAAGAAAAAATAAAATTGCTTATTTACCTCAACATTCATTTTTACCAAAGAATATAAAAATCAAGAATTTGATTAATTTATTTTGTGATAAAGAAAATAGCCGAAAAATTTCTGACTTAGCATTAATTCATCCTTTTTTTAATGAAACCCCAACAACACTTTCAGGTGGAGAACTCAGAATTGTAGAAGCGCTATTGATTATTTATTCTAAAGCTGAATTTATCTTATTGGATGAGCCTTTTCATAGTTTATCGCCGAAAATAATTAGTAAATTAAAAACAATTATTAAACAGCAAACTGAGCAAAAAGGATTTATCATTTCTGACCATCAATATCATGATGTTCTCGATATTTCTGATAACATTTTTCTTCTTTCAGAGGGTTATTTAAGACCCGTTAAAGATTTAACAGAATTAAAGAGATTTAATTATCTTCCTCAAAATATTTAATTTATATCTTTTAGCCCAATTATATCAACTATGAAACCTCTCAAAACCTTATTCTATATCATCATTTTCATTTCGCAGTCTTTAATTGCTCAGACAACTGATAAAAATAATTTGGAGAATTTCAGAAAGATGAAAACTCCACAAATTACATCTAATGATATTGTTGTACCAACCTATGAAAATTTAATGAATAATGTAAAAAAAGAACAACCTGTACATGGTTATTTCTACCGCACCACCTGTAAACCTACCCATTTAAGTTGTTTTTATTCTGTCGAAAATAAAGAGAAAAACGACGGAAAAATTTATGGTTTTGAAAATAAAAAGATTAATTATATTATTATTGTAAAAAAAGATAATCAAGTCTACAAAAGACCTACAGAAAACAAAGAATTTCCGCAAGAGTTTTCTAATGGTGTTTCTACCTATATTGATTTCTATAGTTCAGGAGCAATTCATACCATCAGACAATTTGGAAATAATGGAAAAGTAACCAATATACCGGTTGGAACTTGGTATGCATATTCTGAAAATGGTAAAATTCTTAATACAATGGAGCATGATCAACATTTTAAAATGAATTTTTATGATATTTTAAAAATTGCAGAAAGAAAAGATCTTCCAGACTTCCAAATTTCGAGAAAATTTAATGATCTCAATTCATTCTGGTATATTTATTTAGAACCTCACTATAAAGATAATATCACTAAAAGCCGACAGATCTTGGTGGATGATAAAAGCGGGAATATTATTTATGACATTGATAAAAACCAGGAAAAACAGCTACAAGAAAAGAACTACGAAAATCTTGGATTAACTGAAGAAAATTTGAAATGGCTAAAAAATAATGATCTTCACCAGATATCTGATAGGGAACTTTATGTACCTTTTGGAGGTCGTTTATAAAATTAAATAAATACAAAACCATTTTTACCATCAAAAAATATTTAATTTATATCTTTGAACTATAAATATTCATTTACAATGACTTTCATCTACAAAACAATCTATTTATCGATATTCAGTATTTTTTCTTGTACTTTAATTAATGCCCAAAATAAAGTTCCTTTTGGGGTGGTAAAAGCCGAAGAAGGATATGCAATGGTGCGTGTACACAAAGAAGATTACCGAAAAATCGTTGATAAAATAAGAATGAAAAGAGGCGATGTTTTTGTTTATGTAAAGCCGGCTCCCGGAGAAACAGAATGGATTTGGATAAAATATCCTGAGAAAGAAGAACTTCCAAAGCCTTTTGTAAGGTACGATAGCCTTAATAAAGAAGGAATGGTAAATAAAAGCCGTATTGCATTTATCGATCAGCTTCCAAAATTTACTCCCATATTATCTAAAAATGGAAGATCTATTACTTTCACCGATAATAACAACCAAAAGATACCAACCGCTCAAAGAACGAAAGTGGTGATTGACATCTATCCTTCGAGTGCAAAATTCAAAAAGCAGGAAAAAGATGCAGAAGGAAATATCATTAAAATCGACAAACAAAAACCTTGGGGTATCAGCAAAGAACTTCCTGAAGATTTAAAGGAAGTAAAATCGGTACGTGTACAACAACCGGGAAGAGGTTCTGTTTTTGTGAGAGAAGCCATCAAAAATATGTTTCAGCCTACGATGGATTTTGAAAACATGGGCGTAACTTCCATTGACGATGACCATATTTTTCTTTACATGATTAATGGTTCAGGAAAAGACCGATACACTACTTTTTGGACCATCAAAGAAGGAAGAGCCATCAGTCAGATTGTTTACGCCAATCCTGAATAAAAAACTTACTTAAACTTTTATTTAACCACAAAAGGCTCAAAAGATTTAGATATTTATATTCAAAATAAATGAGTATCTAGAAAAAAGTGCGCAAAAGTTTTTGAAAATCTTTGATTTTTTATTCTTTTGTGAACTTTAATAATCTAAATAATAGCATTACAATTATCTTTTGTCCCTTTTGCGGTTAAATCTAAAACTACTTTAAATAGGCTTAAAATTAAAAAATCTAGTTTATTATTCTTATTTTTGCACCCGAAAAGTATTTAGCTTTTGGTGAATAGCCTTTGCTTATTACTTTTCAAGAAACTGGTTCTGTTTAACCGCAGATTAAAAGGGAATCGTGTGAAAATCACGAGCTGTCGCGCAACTGTAAGTAACCGAAGTCTTTATAAAAAACCACTGTGCAAAAGCATGGGAAGGAATAAAGATGTTACAAGTCAGGAGACCTGCCTATTTCTTTAGACAAAAACTTTCGCGATTTGAAGTTTATTGATCTTATAGTCTTTTGGGAATTTCATGTTCCCGAATAATTCTGTGGGTTTAATACGATTTCATTTTCGCTTTAATTAATAATGAAATATGACTACAGAAGAAAGAATTCAATCATCGGAAACCCGAATTTTCAAAGCCGTTTTCCCTAACACGACCAATCATTACGATACCCTTTTCGGAGGAACAGCGATGCAATTGATGGATGAAGTAGCCTTTATTACTGCTACAAGATTCGCAAGAAAACGCGTGGTAACGGTAAGCAGCGATAAAATAGATTTTAAAAAACCAATTCCTGCAGGAACCATCGTAGAGCTTATCGGAAAAGTTTCCCACGTTGGAAAAACGAGTATGAAGGTGAATGTAGAAATCTACACCGAGCAAATGTATTCTTATGAAAGAGAGAAGGCAATTGTAGGAGATTTTACTTTTGTAGCGATTGATGAATTTAAGAAACCAATTCAAATACTATAGACAGAAAAATTTCGGCAACTTTTAGCTGCCGAAATCCATTTCTTTCCCCCAAGTTTTCGGTGGGTAAAACCTGCCGAAAACTTTTATTTATGTTCTAAATCTTCCCAAAATTGAAAGAATAATTTCATGAAAATTGAAAAACTATCTCAAGACTTTTCCGTTCTCTAAATTTAAGTTTAATAAAGTCTGAAAAGCCTCTCCCATTTCATCTGAAGCTCTGCTTATGGCATTTTCCAGCATATTTCTTATTTGCAGTTCGGTTACCTTGGCTTCAGTCCAGCTTTTTCCAGCGGTATAAGTGTTGAGAATAAAAGGCATTATTCTGTCGATAGCACACGCAAAAATAGCATCAGGAGTTTGTTCTTCTTCAAATTCAAGCCACAGATTGAAAAATTCTGAACGAATAGGCTCATCTAAAATACCAAAAATATTTTGTGCAGACAGCTTTTCTCTTTCAAACTTCCCTACCATTGCCGCTTCATCAAAAAGAAAAGTATCACCGGCTTCAATTTCTACTAAATCATGAATAGAAAGCATTCTTATTACTCTCAATAAATCGATATCGGCTCTGTTTTTCGCATAAGGAAAAAGAATTTGCGCCAAAATAATGATTTGCCAAGAATGTTCCGCGGTATTTTCTCTTCTAGAATCATCTGCATTATAATTTCTTCTCTGTACATTTTTCAGAGCATCTACGGCGATGATAAAATCAATCTCTTTCTGTATTTTCATTATTTTCTTCTTTAAAATATACCTCTCTAGGATAAATGGTAGTTGTTGTAAACCATTTGTAATCTATAAATTCTCTTTTTACGGTGGTTACTTCTTTAGAATCTTTGGTATCTTCTTCAAATTCTAAAACTTTCAAAAGTCCTCTTTCGGGAACGAAAAGGTATTCTGATCTAAGATTCCAGCAGCAGCCATTTTTTAAATAAGCAGTAATTCGTTTAAGATGAGAATCTACTGCAAA
Encoded proteins:
- a CDS encoding acyl-CoA thioesterase encodes the protein MTTEERIQSSETRIFKAVFPNTTNHYDTLFGGTAMQLMDEVAFITATRFARKRVVTVSSDKIDFKKPIPAGTIVELIGKVSHVGKTSMKVNVEIYTEQMYSYEREKAIVGDFTFVAIDEFKKPIQIL
- a CDS encoding HD domain-containing protein yields the protein MKIQKEIDFIIAVDALKNVQRRNYNADDSRRENTAEHSWQIIILAQILFPYAKNRADIDLLRVIRMLSIHDLVEIEAGDTFLFDEAAMVGKFEREKLSAQNIFGILDEPIRSEFFNLWLEFEEEQTPDAIFACAIDRIMPFILNTYTAGKSWTEAKVTELQIRNMLENAISRASDEMGEAFQTLLNLNLENGKVLR
- a CDS encoding SGNH/GDSL hydrolase family protein — translated: MTFIYKTIYLSIFSIFSCTLINAQNKVPFGVVKAEEGYAMVRVHKEDYRKIVDKIRMKRGDVFVYVKPAPGETEWIWIKYPEKEELPKPFVRYDSLNKEGMVNKSRIAFIDQLPKFTPILSKNGRSITFTDNNNQKIPTAQRTKVVIDIYPSSAKFKKQEKDAEGNIIKIDKQKPWGISKELPEDLKEVKSVRVQQPGRGSVFVREAIKNMFQPTMDFENMGVTSIDDDHIFLYMINGSGKDRYTTFWTIKEGRAISQIVYANPE
- a CDS encoding ATP-binding cassette domain-containing protein — its product is MSILHIDNITKSFGEKDILKDIYLSCETGKTSGILGRNGCGKSTLFQIIFGTVKGNTQYIKFDNTILKTQFERKNKIAYLPQHSFLPKNIKIKNLINLFCDKENSRKISDLALIHPFFNETPTTLSGGELRIVEALLIIYSKAEFILLDEPFHSLSPKIISKLKTIIKQQTEQKGFIISDHQYHDVLDISDNIFLLSEGYLRPVKDLTELKRFNYLPQNI